Proteins co-encoded in one Bremerella sp. TYQ1 genomic window:
- a CDS encoding phage major capsid protein, with protein MPAIIASPVDNPFESPADFLSAVESATSSHRNHDPRLREFYRTRMQANGGGNTLEDPHGGFLMPAEWSPLVQSLNFEDPTDRFVRVVQASTPNVKVPARFSAEGRDSSSTGGLLARGRLETQADEPSRMNLKRIELSPRYLGGVSFATNQLVRAATPQFTELLAASFREELAWETLNHRINGTGVGEPQGALNSACKIVAPKEGGQNANTITGNNIVNMAKRCWNYERAIWLANHDTMPQLAQAHLAGTNSDRFLFTQGGQSFMLNCRPVYFTEFARSLGTEGDLILGTWGEYLVCVLGGFRGEASVHVRFVERETAFRFWIEIDSRPWWETQLTPRYGSNQLSPFITLETRD; from the coding sequence TGCCGATTTCCTATCGGCTGTTGAATCAGCAACTTCCAGCCATCGGAATCATGATCCAAGGCTCCGTGAATTCTACCGGACGCGCATGCAGGCAAACGGCGGTGGTAACACGCTGGAAGATCCGCACGGCGGTTTCTTGATGCCAGCCGAGTGGTCTCCGCTAGTTCAATCTCTCAACTTTGAAGACCCAACCGACCGATTCGTTCGAGTTGTGCAAGCAAGCACACCCAACGTAAAGGTACCCGCCAGGTTTTCTGCCGAAGGCCGAGATTCAAGTTCCACCGGAGGCCTGTTAGCACGTGGGAGATTGGAGACACAAGCTGACGAACCGAGCCGGATGAATCTCAAGAGGATTGAATTAAGTCCGCGATACCTTGGCGGCGTTTCGTTCGCGACAAATCAATTGGTCAGGGCCGCAACTCCCCAGTTCACTGAGCTTCTGGCAGCAAGTTTCCGGGAAGAGCTCGCCTGGGAAACGCTCAATCATCGAATCAATGGAACGGGCGTCGGTGAACCTCAAGGCGCTTTGAACTCCGCTTGCAAGATTGTTGCTCCCAAGGAAGGTGGCCAGAACGCAAATACCATCACCGGTAATAACATCGTCAACATGGCTAAGCGATGTTGGAACTATGAGCGTGCCATTTGGTTGGCCAACCATGACACGATGCCTCAACTCGCTCAAGCTCACCTTGCAGGAACCAATAGCGATCGGTTCCTCTTCACCCAAGGCGGTCAGTCTTTCATGTTGAACTGCCGCCCAGTCTATTTCACCGAGTTCGCGCGAAGCCTGGGGACCGAAGGTGATCTCATTCTTGGCACATGGGGTGAATACCTCGTTTGCGTCTTGGGTGGATTCCGAGGCGAGGCATCTGTGCATGTGCGATTCGTTGAACGGGAAACGGCGTTTCGTTTCTGGATCGAAATTGACTCAAGGCCGTGGTGGGAAACGCAATTGACGCCTCGCTATGGATCAAACCAATTGTCCCCCTTCATCACTTTGGAGACCCGCGACTAA
- a CDS encoding S49 family peptidase, protein MSTNELLPLFRKNEVLAITSEGYDQMVRMAESGKKMRDAAGPAARGTVAVIPIKGPILYFDSWMGVNTNRIGDAIEAAADSPRVSKIVLDIDSPGGTSYMTQELSDRILVAGEKKRIEAVANPLSASAAYWIGSAAHRLYATPSGDVGSLGTYQMHVDYSKAMEDMGIQVTFIHAGKNKVEWSPYHELKQETIDHAQEEVNQVNDLFMSDVARNRGVPKSVVTSAAWGQGRTLIASRALAVGMIDGIRTLNNVVSDRPSKTHTRSVAAMNTQAQITDLLNESWENGYSSRFTPVNDGLRDQIVTRRRDRERATLAMAKLTQK, encoded by the coding sequence ATGAGTACTAACGAGTTATTGCCGCTATTTCGAAAGAATGAAGTACTTGCGATTACCTCGGAAGGTTACGACCAGATGGTTCGTATGGCGGAATCTGGAAAGAAGATGCGTGATGCCGCAGGGCCAGCGGCTCGAGGGACTGTTGCAGTTATCCCGATTAAAGGCCCGATTCTCTACTTCGATTCTTGGATGGGCGTCAATACGAACCGTATTGGCGATGCTATTGAGGCAGCCGCTGACAGCCCGAGAGTTTCCAAGATCGTTCTCGACATCGACAGTCCAGGCGGCACATCGTACATGACGCAGGAACTATCAGATCGAATCCTTGTGGCTGGCGAAAAGAAGCGGATTGAAGCGGTTGCCAATCCTTTGTCGGCCTCTGCTGCCTACTGGATTGGCAGCGCGGCTCATCGTCTCTACGCAACACCATCAGGTGATGTCGGCAGCCTCGGCACCTATCAGATGCACGTTGATTATTCCAAGGCAATGGAAGATATGGGCATCCAGGTCACATTCATCCACGCTGGGAAAAATAAGGTGGAGTGGTCACCTTATCACGAGCTGAAGCAGGAAACCATCGATCATGCCCAAGAGGAGGTGAACCAGGTCAATGATCTGTTCATGTCCGATGTTGCCCGCAACCGTGGTGTGCCCAAGTCGGTTGTAACCAGTGCAGCGTGGGGGCAAGGAAGGACGCTCATTGCTTCGCGGGCTCTAGCGGTTGGCATGATCGACGGCATTCGTACGCTAAACAACGTGGTCTCTGACAGGCCTTCCAAGACCCATACACGTAGCGTGGCTGCGATGAACACTCAAGCACAGATTACCGACTTGTTAAATGAATCCTGGGAAAATGGCTATTCGAGCCGGTTTACCCCCGTCAATGATGGGTTGCGAGATCAGATTGTAACGCGCCGTCGTGATCGGGAGCGGGCTACTTTGGCAATGGCGAAGCTCACTCAGAAGTAA